A window of Variovorax sp. HW608 genomic DNA:
GAAATAGATGCGAAGCCGGCCCCGCCGCGCGCGCGCCTCTTCCGCGTGCCACTGCGCGAGCAGCACGTCGGGGTCGGGGCGGGCGTCGTCGTTCATCGGGTCAGGCGACGCAGCTTATGCCATGGATCAGGGCGCGGGTTGCGCATCGAGTGCGAGATTCAGCGCCAGCACGTTCACGCGCGGTTCGCCGAACAGGCCGAACACGGGCTTCTCGCTGCGTGCATCGATCATCGCCAGCACCTGCTCCACCGGCAGGTTGCGTGCACGCGCGATGCGGGGCGCCTGGTAGCGCGCGGCGGCCGGACTGATGTCCGGATCGAGGCCGCTCGCCGAGGCGGTGACCAGGTCGATCGGCACCGGCACCGTGTTGCCCGGGTCGGCCGCGCGCAGCGCCTCGATGCGGGCCTTGACCGCGTCCGCGAGCGCCGGATTGAGCGGCCCCTGGTTGGCGCCGCCCGACGAGCCGCCGTTGTAGGGCATCGGTGCGGTGGCCGAAGGACGGCCCCAGAAGTGCTTGGGGTCGCTGAAGTTCTGGCCGATCAAGGTCGAGCCGACCGGCTTGCCGTCGCGCAGGACGAGGCTGCCGCCCGCCTGCGCGGGAAACGCGGTTCGCGCGACGCCGGTCACGACGAAGGGATAGACGATGCCCGTGATCGCGCTGAGCAGCACGAAGAGCACGATGGCGGGACGGAAGATGTCTTTCATGGGGATGTCCTCAGACCAGTCCGACCGCGACGAGCAGCCAGTCGATGAGCTTGATGCCGATGAAGGGAACGATCAGGCCGCCCAGGCCGTAGATCGCCAGATTGCGCCGCAACAGCGCTGCCGCCCCCACCGGCCGATAGCGCACGCCCTTCAGCGCGAGCGGGATCAGGAACACGATCACCACCGCGTTGAAGATCACCGCCGACAGGATCGCCGACGACGGGCTCGCGAGCCGCATCACGTTGAGCGCGCCCAGCTGCGGATAGGTCGAGACGAAGATTGCCGGGATGATCGCGAAGTACTTCGCCACGTCGTTGGCGATCGAGAAGGTGGTGAGCGAGCCGCGCGTCATCAGCAGCGCCTTGCCGGTCTCGACCACTTCGAGCAGCTTGGTCGGATTCGAATCGAGATCGACCATGTTGCCCGCCTCCTTCGCGGCCTGCGTGCCGCTGCCCATCGCGACCGCCACGTCGGCCTGCGCGAGCGCGGGCGCATCGTTGGTGCCGTCGCCGGTCATCGCGACGAGCCGGCCGTCGGCCTGGTAGCCGCGGATCAGCCTGAGCTTGTCCTCGGGCGTGGCTTCGGCGAGGAAGTCGTCGACGCCCGCCTCGGCCGCGATCGCCGCGGCGGTGAGCTTGTTGTCGCCGGTGATCATCACCGTCTTGATGCCCATGCGGCGCAGTTCGGCGAAGCGTTCGCGGATGCCGGTCTTCACGATGTCCTTGAGCTCGACCACGCCGAGCACGCGCTCGCCCTCGGCCACCGCGAGCGGCGTGCTGCCGCGCCGTGCGACCGCGTCCGCCGCATCCACCAGCACGGCCGGCATCATGCCGCCGAGCGCTTCGATGTGGCGGCGCACTGCATCCACCGCCCCCTTGCGTAGCACGGTCGGATGCGCATCGAGGCTGTTCGATGGCGCCGGAAGATCGACACCGCTCATGCGCGTCTGCGCGGTGAAGGGCACGACATGCGCGCCTTGCACCGGCGCATCGGCGGTGCCGCCGCGCCGCGCGAGTTCCACGATGCTGCGGCCCTCGGGTGTCTCGTCCGTCAGCGATGCCAGCAGCGCGGCGCGCGCAAGGCGCTCCTGCGACACGCCGGGCGCCGTGATGAAGGCGCTGGCCTGCCGGCTGCCGTGGGTGATGGTGCCGGTCTTGTCCAGCAGCAGCACGTCGACGTCACCCGCGGCCTCGACCGCGCGGCCCGAGGTGGCGATCACGTTGGCCTGCATCATGCGGCTCATGCCGGCCACGCCGACCGCCGAGAGCAGCCCGCCGATGGTGGTCGGGATCAGGCACACGAGCAGCGCGACCAGCGCGGTGAGCGACACCACCGTGCCCGCCCCCGCTGCGCCGACACTGAACACCGAGTAGGGCAGGAGCGTCGCGGTGACGACCAGGAACACCATCGTGAGCGCCACCAGCAGGATGGTGAGCGCGATCTCGTTCGGCGTCTTCTGGCGCTTGGCGGCCTCGACCATGCCGATCATGCGGTCGAGGAAGGATTCGCCCGGGTTGACCGAGATGCGCACCACGAGCCAGTCCGACAGCACCCGCGTGCCGCCGGTGACGGCCGAGAAGTCGCCGCCCGATTCGCGCACCACCGGTGCGGATTCGCCGGTGATCGCGCTCTCGTCGACCGAGGCCACGCCTTCGATCACTTCGCCGTCGAGCGGGATCACGTCGTGCGTCTCGACCAGCACCACGTCGTCGCGGCGCAGGTCGGTCGCTTTCACCGGCAGCCACTTGGCGCCGTGCCGGGGGTCGGCCAGCTTCTTGGCCCAGGTGTCCTTGCGCAGGCCGCGCAGCGAAGCGGCCTGCGCCTTGCTGCGGCCCTCGGCCAGCGCTTCGGCGAAGTTGGCGAACAGCACCGTGAACCACAGCCAGATCGACACCGCGAGCACGAAGGCCGGCGACATGCCGGTGTCGCCGGGATAGCCCAGCGAATGCACCCACAGCACTGTCGTCAGGATGCTGCCGATGTAGACGATGAACATCACCGGATTGCGCCATTGCACGCGCGGGCTCAGCTTGGTGACGGCGGCCCAGAGAGCCGGCCTGACGAGCGCGGCATCGAACAGGGAGAGCGAGATCTTCGTTTTCATCTTGTTCATCACTTCCAGAGCACGAGGTGCTCGACGACCGGCCCGAGTGCCAGCGCGGGCACGTAGTTCAGAAGGCCCACCAGCAGCACGGTGCCGATCAGCAGCGCCACGAACAGCGGCCCGTGCGTGGGCATGGTCCCCGCGGTGACGGGGATGCGCTTCTTGGCCGCCAGCGCGCCCGCGATCGCGAGCACCGGCACGATCACGCCGAAGCGGCCGAACCACATCGCCACCGCGAGCAGCCCGTTGTAGAAGGGCGTGTTGGTCGAGAGGCCGGCAAAGGCGCTGCCGTTGTTGTTGGCGGCCGAGGTGAGCGCGTAGAGGATCTCGGAGAAGCCATGCGCGCCCGGATTGGCGATGCCCGCCTTGCCCGCGTCCGCGATGACGGCGAGGGCGGCGCCAGCCAGCACGAGGATCGGCGTGACGAGGATCGCGATCGAGCTCAGCTTCATCTCGTGGATCTCGATCTTCTTGCCGAGGTACTCCGGCGTGCGGCCGATCATCAGCCCCGCGATGAACACCGCGAGGATCGCGAAAATCAGCATGCTGTAGAGCCCGGTGCCGACGCCGCCGAAGACCACCTCGCCGAGCTGCATCAGCACCATCGGCACCATGCCGCCGAGCGGCGTGAACGAGTCGTGCATCGCGTTCACCGCGCCGCACGAGGCCGCGGTGGTGATGGCGGCGAAGAGTCCCGACGGCGCGATGCCGAAGCGCACTTCCTTGCCTTCCATGTTGCCGCCGGATTGCAGCGCGCTCGCCGCCTGGTCCGCGCCGAGCGCACCCAGGAGCGGGTTGCCGGCCTGCTCCGCCGGAATGACCACGAGGACCGCGGCGACGAAGATCAGCGTCATCGCGGCCAGCACCGCCCAGCCCTGGCGCAGGTCGCCGACCACGCGGCCGAACGCGAAGCACAGCGCGGCCGGGATCAGGAAGATCGCCAGCATCTGCACGAAGTTGGCGAGCGCGGTCGGGTTCTCGTACGGGTGCGCCGAATTGGCATTGAAGAAGCCGCCGCCGTTGGTGCCGAGCATCTTGATGGCCTCCTGCGAAGCCACCGGGCCCATCGCGAGCGTCTGCGTCGTGGTGCTCGCGTCTTCCGTCACCGGATTGCCCGCGGCGTCCTTGAGCGGCTGGCCTGCGGCGTCCAACTTGGGATTCTGGTAGGCCGTGGCTTCGATGGTGGTCACGGTCTTGTAGCCATCGAAGTTCTGGATCACGCCCTGGCCGACGAAGAAGATCGCCAGCACGAAGGAGACCGGCACCAGCAGCCAGACCGTGATGCGCGTGATGTCGACCCAGAAGTTGCCGACCAGGCCCCGGCCGTCGGAGCTGCGTGCCGCAAAGCCGCGTGCCAGCGCGAACGCGACCGCGATGCCGGTCGCGGCGGAAAAGAAGTTCTGCACCGCGAGCCCGAGCATCTGCGTCAAATAGCTCATCGTCGATTCGGGCGTATAGCCCTGCCAGTTGGTGTTGGAGACGAAGCTCACCGCGGTGTTGAAGGCCGAGTCCGGCGACACCGCCGCCATGGCCGCCGGATTGAGCGGCAGCCAGGCCTGCAGGCGCTGCAGCGCATAGACGGCCAGTGCGCCGAGCGTGTTGAACGCGAGCAGCGCGATCGCGTAGCTGCGCCAGTGCATCGACCGATCGGGCGAGGTGCCCGCGAGCCTGTAGAGCGGCGCTTCGGCCGCCTGCATCCAGCCC
This region includes:
- the kdpC gene encoding potassium-transporting ATPase subunit KdpC — protein: MKDIFRPAIVLFVLLSAITGIVYPFVVTGVARTAFPAQAGGSLVLRDGKPVGSTLIGQNFSDPKHFWGRPSATAPMPYNGGSSGGANQGPLNPALADAVKARIEALRAADPGNTVPVPIDLVTASASGLDPDISPAAARYQAPRIARARNLPVEQVLAMIDARSEKPVFGLFGEPRVNVLALNLALDAQPAP
- the kdpB gene encoding potassium-transporting ATPase subunit KdpB, producing the protein MNKMKTKISLSLFDAALVRPALWAAVTKLSPRVQWRNPVMFIVYIGSILTTVLWVHSLGYPGDTGMSPAFVLAVSIWLWFTVLFANFAEALAEGRSKAQAASLRGLRKDTWAKKLADPRHGAKWLPVKATDLRRDDVVLVETHDVIPLDGEVIEGVASVDESAITGESAPVVRESGGDFSAVTGGTRVLSDWLVVRISVNPGESFLDRMIGMVEAAKRQKTPNEIALTILLVALTMVFLVVTATLLPYSVFSVGAAGAGTVVSLTALVALLVCLIPTTIGGLLSAVGVAGMSRMMQANVIATSGRAVEAAGDVDVLLLDKTGTITHGSRQASAFITAPGVSQERLARAALLASLTDETPEGRSIVELARRGGTADAPVQGAHVVPFTAQTRMSGVDLPAPSNSLDAHPTVLRKGAVDAVRRHIEALGGMMPAVLVDAADAVARRGSTPLAVAEGERVLGVVELKDIVKTGIRERFAELRRMGIKTVMITGDNKLTAAAIAAEAGVDDFLAEATPEDKLRLIRGYQADGRLVAMTGDGTNDAPALAQADVAVAMGSGTQAAKEAGNMVDLDSNPTKLLEVVETGKALLMTRGSLTTFSIANDVAKYFAIIPAIFVSTYPQLGALNVMRLASPSSAILSAVIFNAVVIVFLIPLALKGVRYRPVGAAALLRRNLAIYGLGGLIVPFIGIKLIDWLLVAVGLV
- the kdpA gene encoding potassium-transporting ATPase subunit KdpA; amino-acid sequence: MNASAWALLGLYLVVLGVLAWPLGRYLAAMCEGRLPGWMQAAEAPLYRLAGTSPDRSMHWRSYAIALLAFNTLGALAVYALQRLQAWLPLNPAAMAAVSPDSAFNTAVSFVSNTNWQGYTPESTMSYLTQMLGLAVQNFFSAATGIAVAFALARGFAARSSDGRGLVGNFWVDITRITVWLLVPVSFVLAIFFVGQGVIQNFDGYKTVTTIEATAYQNPKLDAAGQPLKDAAGNPVTEDASTTTQTLAMGPVASQEAIKMLGTNGGGFFNANSAHPYENPTALANFVQMLAIFLIPAALCFAFGRVVGDLRQGWAVLAAMTLIFVAAVLVVIPAEQAGNPLLGALGADQAASALQSGGNMEGKEVRFGIAPSGLFAAITTAASCGAVNAMHDSFTPLGGMVPMVLMQLGEVVFGGVGTGLYSMLIFAILAVFIAGLMIGRTPEYLGKKIEIHEMKLSSIAILVTPILVLAGAALAVIADAGKAGIANPGAHGFSEILYALTSAANNNGSAFAGLSTNTPFYNGLLAVAMWFGRFGVIVPVLAIAGALAAKKRIPVTAGTMPTHGPLFVALLIGTVLLVGLLNYVPALALGPVVEHLVLWK